One part of the Tachysurus fulvidraco isolate hzauxx_2018 chromosome 23, HZAU_PFXX_2.0, whole genome shotgun sequence genome encodes these proteins:
- the bgnb gene encoding biglycan b: protein MCLYSVSISVMFSYFSLLLLLSLASLSMALPFEQRGFWDFVMDGEGDGLTVMMRDEEDGSAVLPTFLPPIEIPMCPFGCQCHLKVVQCSDLGLVSVPENIPIDTKLLDLQNNHITELKENDFKGLSNLYALSLVNNKISKVHSKAFIPLKHLQKLYFSKNLLTAVPKNLPSSLVELRIHDNRIKKVSAGTFADLGSMNCIELGGNPIQNSGFEPGAFNGLKLNYLRISEAKLTGVPKELPDSLHELHLDHNQIQAIELEDLRRYKQLYRLGLGFNNIRNIESDSLSYLPNLRELHLENNQLTRVPKGLADMKYLQVIYLHSNNITRVNVDDFCPQSYHMKKSFYNGISLYGNPVQYWEVQPATFRCVTDRLAIHFGNYKK, encoded by the exons ATGTGTTTGTACTCTGTCAGTATCTCAGTGATGTTCTCCTACTTCTctctcctgctgctgctgagctTGGCCTCCCTCTCAATGGCACTGCCCTTTGAGCAGAGAGGCTTCTGGGACTTTGTCATGGATGGCGAAGGGGATGGTCTTACAGTAATGATGAGGGATGAAGAGGACGGCTCGGCTGTGCTACCAACATTTCTGCCACCTATTGAAATTCCTATGTGTCCATTTGGGTGCCAATGCCATCTTAAAGTGGTACAGTGCTCTGACCTtg gTTTGGTCTCTGTACCTGAAAACATCCCCATTGACACAAAGCTGCTAGACCTACAGAACAACCACATTACAGAGCTGAAGGAGAATGACTTCAAAGGACTTAGTAACCTCTAT GCTTTGTCACTGGTCAACAATAAGATCTCTAAAGTTCATTCGAAGGCCTTCATACCACTAAAGCACCtacaaaagctttatttttccaAGAACTTGCTGACAGCGGTGCCCAAAAACCTGCCATCCTCATTGGTGGAGTTGCGCATCCATGACAATCGCATTAAGAAGGTGTCTGCAGGCACCTTCGCTGACCTTGGCAGCATGAACTGCATAG AATTGGGTGGGAACCCCATTCAGAACAGTGGCTTTGAGCCCGGAGCTTTCAATGGTCTCAAACTCAACTACCTACGCATCTCAGAAGCCAAGCTAACTGGCGTGCCTAAAG AGCTCCCTGACAGCCTCCATGAGCTCCATTTGGACCATAACCAGATCCAAGCAATTGAGCTGGAAGACCTGAGGCGCTACAAACAACTGTATAG ACTGGGCCTGGGTTTTAACAACATTCGAAATATTGAGAGCGACAGTCTGTCCTATTTGCCAAACCTGAGAGAACTGCATTTAGAAAACAACCAGCTGACCCGTGTCCCCAAGGGCCTGGCTGACATGAAGTATCTGCAG GTGATTTACCTCCATTCTAACAACATAACTCGGGTAAACGTGGATGACTTCTGCCCTCAAAGCTATCACATGAAGAAGAGTTTCTACAATGGCATTAGTCTTTATGGAAATCCTGTCCAGTACTGGGAAGTGCAGCCCGCAACTTTCCGCTGTGTTACTGACCGCCTGGCTATTCATTTTGGAAACTACAAAAAATAG